A window of the Pogona vitticeps strain Pit_001003342236 chromosome 4, PviZW2.1, whole genome shotgun sequence genome harbors these coding sequences:
- the KIAA0232 gene encoding uncharacterized protein KIAA0232 homolog isoform X6 — translation MLEKYYEAFPPLSKKPVCLQEIMTVWNKSKICSYSSSSSSSTVPATSTDTSSPKDCISESEASKERISSKASTTVNERAIQKKDKDEKENKFGNSSVEEKPSYKKQVRHKSEGKIRPRSWSSGSSEEGSNSSGNQSEVKTATKCVKVRHKTREVRSKKGRNGQSRHLAKAGEKAERKIYGSSSSNGSIKQLCKRSKRPLKEIRRKEAGSYERKELYFDSRNEREYKEEPLWYTEPITEYFVPLSRKSKLETTYRNRQDVCEVTSEAVEELAESVQGLCISNNNINKTYLAAGTFIDGRFVEMPAVLNEDIGLSRTSVCSQPEDDTHSDGVHLSELTHFYEVDIDQSMLDSGASGKMQGESRILNMIRQKSKEGTDFEAECCIVFDGMELQGESAIWADSTTSGAEGWFLQDLSNLAQFWECCSSSSSGDADGESFGGDSPIRLSPTLDSTMLNSHTLAGNQELFSDTNEGSGLNSFSVFEVQCSNSVLPFPFEKLSLGNENTDSSSNVGMFGKTQSRLLIWTKNSAFDENEHCSNLSTRTCSPWSYSEETRSDNETLNIPFEESPQFNSDDINYVVPRVTSSYVDEEIDFLQDETCQEQTRCLGEIPTLIFSKKSKLESVCGIQLEQKSEDKEYETAQVCSDSSPHEDDYGSGVIKDIWTNMTDGNSAEIVEIDGIEEELFSADANHYCCCLNDAKLEILQDPKKAVQRSEYHLWEGQKENLEKRAFASNSLSKVDCGDYTTPSKPWDINQDKESSFILGGVYGELKTFNTDGEWAVVPPSHPKGNLLQCAASDVVTIAGTDVFMTPGNSFAPGHRQLWRPFVSFEQSEHLKCGDHGLNRGFSFIFHEDLLEACGNFQGEEPGLEYSFSSFDLNNPFSQVLHVECTFEPEGITSFSPCFKPKSILCSDSDREVFRPRICGGGRTQYRAIRISPRTHFRPISASELSPCGGSESDFESEKDEGNIPAPSQSEVFDDPQADLKPLEEDAEKDGHYYGKSELESGKFLPRLKKCGMEKSAQTSLDSQEESSVTLLLENENSCLECSMKDPQDTMAVENSKAGCSVVEPQEEEDKSCGCKDDSYEDNLVTSAQLKEFPALNNDIQKISYNQAKQCWWEKALYTPLFPASQYEGSASGNLAAKQKLEREFQCSSLNLTSSQAVIQHRKKHECSPDTIPCKPQGRSIASAVAKCCSHVKRENGVGEFTDIKEMSHSEEHLDFNMVSSVHEARCANPRSPETKSNGFRKKLYSSDSSGSEGTASEGGNGWADPCEEELFSRTHL, via the exons ATGTTGGAGAA GTATTATGAAGCATTTCCACCTCTTTCTAAGAAACCAGTCTGTCTGCAAGAAATTATGACTGTGTGGAATAAATCCAAAATTTGTTCTTACTCGAGTTCCTCCTCATCTTCTACTGTCCCAGCAACGAGCACAGATACATCATCTCCAAAGGATTGCATTAGTGAAAGTGAGGCATCCAAAGAGAGAATCAGTAGCAAAGCATCTACCACTGTAAATGAGAGAGCAATCCAGAAAAAAGataaagatgaaaaagagaaCAAGTTTGGGAATAGCAGTGTTGAAGAGAAACCTTCATACAAAAAGCAAGTCCGACACAAATCTGAGGGGAAAATTCGTCCACGATCTTGGTCTTCTGGATCCAGTGAAGAAGGTTCAAATTCTAGTGGTAATCAAAGTGAAGTAAAAACAGCTACAAAATGTGTTAAAGTGAGGCATAAAACCAGGGAGGTTCGAAGTAAAAAAGGACGAAATGGACAGAGCAGGCATTTGGCAAAAGCCGGTGAGAAAGCTGAAAGAAAAATttatggcagcagcagcagcaatggatcCATCAAACAACTGTGTAAGAGGAGCAAACGGCCATtgaaagaaatcagaaggaaagaAGCTGGCAGCTATGAGAGAAAAGAGCTATATTTTGAtagcagaaatgaaagagaatATAAGGAAGAACCATTATGGTATACTGAGCCAATTACAGAATACTTTGTTCCACTGAGCAGAAAAAGTAAGCTTGAGACAACGTACCGCAACAGGCAAGATGTATGTGAAGTAACATCAGAGGCTGTAGAAGAATTAGCTGAGTCGGTGCAAGGTCTTTGCATTAGcaacaataatattaataaaacatACCTCGCAGCAGGTACTTTCATTGATGGCCGTTTTGTGGAAATGCCTGCAGTTCTAAATGAGGACATTGGCCTCAGTAGAACCTCAGTGTGTTCTCAACCAGAGGACGATACACACTCAGATGGTGTTCATCTGTCAGAACTAACACACTTCTATGAAGTGGATATTGACCAATCCATGTTGGATTCTGGTGCCTCAGGCAAGATGCAAGGAGAGAGTCGGATTCTGAATATGATTCGGCAGAAAAGTAAAGAGGGAACTGATTTTGAGGCAGAATGTTGCATAGTGTTTGATGGAATGGAGTTGCAAGGGGAAAGTGCAATATGGGCAGATTCAACCACCTCTGGTGCTGAAGGGTGGTTCTTGCAAGATCTTAGTAATTTAGCTCAATTTTGGGAGTGCTGTTCATCTTCTAGCTCTGGTGATGCAGATGGGGAAAGTTTTGGAGGAGATTCTCCTATTAGACTTTCTCCTACCTTAGACAGCACAATGCTTAACTCACACACGCTTGCAGGCAATCAAGAGCTGTTTTCAGATACTAATGAAGGGTCTGGCTTAAATTCTTTTTCAGTGTTTGAAGTGCAATGCAGTAATTCTGTCTTAccatttccttttgaaaaactCAGCTTGGGAAATGAAAATACAGATTCTAGTAGCAATGTTGGTATGTTTGGGAAAACACAGTCTAGATTGTTAATATGGACCAAAAATAGTGCCTTTGATGAAAATGAACACTGTTCTAATCTGTCAACAAGAACTTGTAGTCCATGGTCATACTCTGAGGAAACACGTTCAGACAATGAGACTTTAAATATTCCATTTGAAGAATCCCCCCAGTTTAACTCAGATGATATTAATTATGTAGTTCCTAGAGTAACTTCAAGTTACGTAGatgaagaaatagattttttGCAGGATGAAACCTGTCAGGAACAGACTAGATGTTTAGGAGAAATACCCACcttgattttttcaaaaaaatctaaACTAGAATCTGTCTGTGGTATTCAGCTAGAACAAAAATCTGAAGATAAAGAATATGAAACTGCACAAGTGTGTAGTGACAGCAGTCCGCATGAAGATGACTATGGCTCAGGGGTTATTAAAGACATCTGGACAAATATGACAGATGGAAATTCTGCAGAAATAGTAGAAATAGATGGAATAGAAGAGGAGCTGTTTTCAGCTGATGCAAATCATTACTGCTGCTGCTTAAATGATGCAAAGTTAGAAATTCTTCAGGATCCTAAGAAAGCAGTACAAAGATCAGAATATCATCTGTGGGAAGGTCAGAAAGAGAATTTGGAAAAAAGAGCTTTCGCATCAAACAGTTTATCAAAAGTGGATTGTGGAGATTATACTACACCTTCCAAACCATGGGATATTAATCAAGATAAAGAAAGCTCATTTATTCTTGGGGGTGTATATGGTGAGCTCAAAACTTTTAACACTGATGGAGAGTGGGCAGTGGTGCCACCCAGTCATCCAAAAGGAAACTTGCTACAGTGTGCAGCTTCTGATGTAGTTACAATAGCTGGTACAGATGTCTTCATGACGCCAGGAAACAGCTTTGCCCCTGGTCACAGACAATTATGGAGACCCTTTGTGTCTTTTGAACAGAGTGAACATTTGAAGTGTGGTGATCATGGATTAAATAGGGGTTTTTCATTTATCTTCCATGAAGACTTGTTAGAAGCTTGTGGTAATTTTCAAGGTGAAGAGCCTGGTCTTGAATATTCATTCTCTTCCTTTGACTTAAATAATCCATTTTCACAAGTTCTTCATGTAGAATGTACATTTGAACCAGAAGGAATTACATCCTTCAGCCCTTGCTTTAAACCCAAATCTATCCTTTGCTCGGATTCTGATAGGGAAGTCTTTCGTCCAAGGATATGTGGTGGCGGGAGGACACAGTACAGAGCTATACGGATTTCTCCTAGAACTCACTTTCGCCCCATTTCTGCATCTGAACTTTCTCCATGTGGTGGAAGTGAGTCTGACTTTGAATCAGAGAAAGATGAGGGGAATATCCCTGCCCCTTCACAATCTGAAGTGTTTGATGATCCACAAGCAGATCTCAAACCACTGGAAGAAGATGCAGAAAAAGATGGGCATTATTATGGCAAATCAGAACTTGAGTCTGGGAAGTTCCTTCCTAGATTAAAAAAGTGTGGAATGGAAAAGAGTGCACAGACATCTCTGGATTCCCAGGAAGAATCATCTGTAACATTGCTGTTAGAAAATGAGAATTCTTGCTTAGAGTGCAGCATGAAAGACCCACAAGACACGATGGCTGTAGAAAATTCTAAAGCTGGTTGCAGTGTTGTTGAACCACAAGAAGAGGAAGACAAGTCTTGCGGTTGTAAAGATGATTCTTATGAAGATAACCTTGTTACTTCAGCACAGCTGAAAGAG TTTCCTGCATTGAATAATGATATTCAGAAAATAAGCTACAATCAAGCAAAGCAGTGCTGGTGGGAGAAAGCTCTTTATACGCCACTCTTTCCTGCGTCACAGTATGAAG GATCAGCCTCAGGAAACCTTGCAGCCAAACAGAAACTTGAGAGGGAATTTCAGTGCAGCTCCCTCAATTTGACAA gtAGCCAGGCTGTCATTCAGCACCGAAAGAAGCACGAATGTTCTCCAGACACTATACCATGCAAGCCACAAGGGAGATCTATAGCTTCAGCAGTTGCCA
- the KIAA0232 gene encoding uncharacterized protein KIAA0232 homolog isoform X7 → MYYEAFPPLSKKPVCLQEIMTVWNKSKICSYSSSSSSSTVPATSTDTSSPKDCISESEASKERISSKASTTVNERAIQKKDKDEKENKFGNSSVEEKPSYKKQVRHKSEGKIRPRSWSSGSSEEGSNSSGNQSEVKTATKCVKVRHKTREVRSKKGRNGQSRHLAKAGEKAERKIYGSSSSNGSIKQLCKRSKRPLKEIRRKEAGSYERKELYFDSRNEREYKEEPLWYTEPITEYFVPLSRKSKLETTYRNRQDVCEVTSEAVEELAESVQGLCISNNNINKTYLAAGTFIDGRFVEMPAVLNEDIGLSRTSVCSQPEDDTHSDGVHLSELTHFYEVDIDQSMLDSGASGKMQGESRILNMIRQKSKEGTDFEAECCIVFDGMELQGESAIWADSTTSGAEGWFLQDLSNLAQFWECCSSSSSGDADGESFGGDSPIRLSPTLDSTMLNSHTLAGNQELFSDTNEGSGLNSFSVFEVQCSNSVLPFPFEKLSLGNENTDSSSNVGMFGKTQSRLLIWTKNSAFDENEHCSNLSTRTCSPWSYSEETRSDNETLNIPFEESPQFNSDDINYVVPRVTSSYVDEEIDFLQDETCQEQTRCLGEIPTLIFSKKSKLESVCGIQLEQKSEDKEYETAQVCSDSSPHEDDYGSGVIKDIWTNMTDGNSAEIVEIDGIEEELFSADANHYCCCLNDAKLEILQDPKKAVQRSEYHLWEGQKENLEKRAFASNSLSKVDCGDYTTPSKPWDINQDKESSFILGGVYGELKTFNTDGEWAVVPPSHPKGNLLQCAASDVVTIAGTDVFMTPGNSFAPGHRQLWRPFVSFEQSEHLKCGDHGLNRGFSFIFHEDLLEACGNFQGEEPGLEYSFSSFDLNNPFSQVLHVECTFEPEGITSFSPCFKPKSILCSDSDREVFRPRICGGGRTQYRAIRISPRTHFRPISASELSPCGGSESDFESEKDEGNIPAPSQSEVFDDPQADLKPLEEDAEKDGHYYGKSELESGKFLPRLKKCGMEKSAQTSLDSQEESSVTLLLENENSCLECSMKDPQDTMAVENSKAGCSVVEPQEEEDKSCGCKDDSYEDNLVTSAQLKEFPALNNDIQKISYNQAKQCWWEKALYTPLFPASQYEGSASGNLAAKQKLEREFQCSSLNLTSSQAVIQHRKKHECSPDTIPCKPQGRSIASAVAKCCSHVKRENGVGEFTDIKEMSHSEEHLDFNMVSSVHEARCANPRSPETKSNGFRKKLYSSDSSGSEGTASEGGNGWADPCEEELFSRTHL, encoded by the exons AT GTATTATGAAGCATTTCCACCTCTTTCTAAGAAACCAGTCTGTCTGCAAGAAATTATGACTGTGTGGAATAAATCCAAAATTTGTTCTTACTCGAGTTCCTCCTCATCTTCTACTGTCCCAGCAACGAGCACAGATACATCATCTCCAAAGGATTGCATTAGTGAAAGTGAGGCATCCAAAGAGAGAATCAGTAGCAAAGCATCTACCACTGTAAATGAGAGAGCAATCCAGAAAAAAGataaagatgaaaaagagaaCAAGTTTGGGAATAGCAGTGTTGAAGAGAAACCTTCATACAAAAAGCAAGTCCGACACAAATCTGAGGGGAAAATTCGTCCACGATCTTGGTCTTCTGGATCCAGTGAAGAAGGTTCAAATTCTAGTGGTAATCAAAGTGAAGTAAAAACAGCTACAAAATGTGTTAAAGTGAGGCATAAAACCAGGGAGGTTCGAAGTAAAAAAGGACGAAATGGACAGAGCAGGCATTTGGCAAAAGCCGGTGAGAAAGCTGAAAGAAAAATttatggcagcagcagcagcaatggatcCATCAAACAACTGTGTAAGAGGAGCAAACGGCCATtgaaagaaatcagaaggaaagaAGCTGGCAGCTATGAGAGAAAAGAGCTATATTTTGAtagcagaaatgaaagagaatATAAGGAAGAACCATTATGGTATACTGAGCCAATTACAGAATACTTTGTTCCACTGAGCAGAAAAAGTAAGCTTGAGACAACGTACCGCAACAGGCAAGATGTATGTGAAGTAACATCAGAGGCTGTAGAAGAATTAGCTGAGTCGGTGCAAGGTCTTTGCATTAGcaacaataatattaataaaacatACCTCGCAGCAGGTACTTTCATTGATGGCCGTTTTGTGGAAATGCCTGCAGTTCTAAATGAGGACATTGGCCTCAGTAGAACCTCAGTGTGTTCTCAACCAGAGGACGATACACACTCAGATGGTGTTCATCTGTCAGAACTAACACACTTCTATGAAGTGGATATTGACCAATCCATGTTGGATTCTGGTGCCTCAGGCAAGATGCAAGGAGAGAGTCGGATTCTGAATATGATTCGGCAGAAAAGTAAAGAGGGAACTGATTTTGAGGCAGAATGTTGCATAGTGTTTGATGGAATGGAGTTGCAAGGGGAAAGTGCAATATGGGCAGATTCAACCACCTCTGGTGCTGAAGGGTGGTTCTTGCAAGATCTTAGTAATTTAGCTCAATTTTGGGAGTGCTGTTCATCTTCTAGCTCTGGTGATGCAGATGGGGAAAGTTTTGGAGGAGATTCTCCTATTAGACTTTCTCCTACCTTAGACAGCACAATGCTTAACTCACACACGCTTGCAGGCAATCAAGAGCTGTTTTCAGATACTAATGAAGGGTCTGGCTTAAATTCTTTTTCAGTGTTTGAAGTGCAATGCAGTAATTCTGTCTTAccatttccttttgaaaaactCAGCTTGGGAAATGAAAATACAGATTCTAGTAGCAATGTTGGTATGTTTGGGAAAACACAGTCTAGATTGTTAATATGGACCAAAAATAGTGCCTTTGATGAAAATGAACACTGTTCTAATCTGTCAACAAGAACTTGTAGTCCATGGTCATACTCTGAGGAAACACGTTCAGACAATGAGACTTTAAATATTCCATTTGAAGAATCCCCCCAGTTTAACTCAGATGATATTAATTATGTAGTTCCTAGAGTAACTTCAAGTTACGTAGatgaagaaatagattttttGCAGGATGAAACCTGTCAGGAACAGACTAGATGTTTAGGAGAAATACCCACcttgattttttcaaaaaaatctaaACTAGAATCTGTCTGTGGTATTCAGCTAGAACAAAAATCTGAAGATAAAGAATATGAAACTGCACAAGTGTGTAGTGACAGCAGTCCGCATGAAGATGACTATGGCTCAGGGGTTATTAAAGACATCTGGACAAATATGACAGATGGAAATTCTGCAGAAATAGTAGAAATAGATGGAATAGAAGAGGAGCTGTTTTCAGCTGATGCAAATCATTACTGCTGCTGCTTAAATGATGCAAAGTTAGAAATTCTTCAGGATCCTAAGAAAGCAGTACAAAGATCAGAATATCATCTGTGGGAAGGTCAGAAAGAGAATTTGGAAAAAAGAGCTTTCGCATCAAACAGTTTATCAAAAGTGGATTGTGGAGATTATACTACACCTTCCAAACCATGGGATATTAATCAAGATAAAGAAAGCTCATTTATTCTTGGGGGTGTATATGGTGAGCTCAAAACTTTTAACACTGATGGAGAGTGGGCAGTGGTGCCACCCAGTCATCCAAAAGGAAACTTGCTACAGTGTGCAGCTTCTGATGTAGTTACAATAGCTGGTACAGATGTCTTCATGACGCCAGGAAACAGCTTTGCCCCTGGTCACAGACAATTATGGAGACCCTTTGTGTCTTTTGAACAGAGTGAACATTTGAAGTGTGGTGATCATGGATTAAATAGGGGTTTTTCATTTATCTTCCATGAAGACTTGTTAGAAGCTTGTGGTAATTTTCAAGGTGAAGAGCCTGGTCTTGAATATTCATTCTCTTCCTTTGACTTAAATAATCCATTTTCACAAGTTCTTCATGTAGAATGTACATTTGAACCAGAAGGAATTACATCCTTCAGCCCTTGCTTTAAACCCAAATCTATCCTTTGCTCGGATTCTGATAGGGAAGTCTTTCGTCCAAGGATATGTGGTGGCGGGAGGACACAGTACAGAGCTATACGGATTTCTCCTAGAACTCACTTTCGCCCCATTTCTGCATCTGAACTTTCTCCATGTGGTGGAAGTGAGTCTGACTTTGAATCAGAGAAAGATGAGGGGAATATCCCTGCCCCTTCACAATCTGAAGTGTTTGATGATCCACAAGCAGATCTCAAACCACTGGAAGAAGATGCAGAAAAAGATGGGCATTATTATGGCAAATCAGAACTTGAGTCTGGGAAGTTCCTTCCTAGATTAAAAAAGTGTGGAATGGAAAAGAGTGCACAGACATCTCTGGATTCCCAGGAAGAATCATCTGTAACATTGCTGTTAGAAAATGAGAATTCTTGCTTAGAGTGCAGCATGAAAGACCCACAAGACACGATGGCTGTAGAAAATTCTAAAGCTGGTTGCAGTGTTGTTGAACCACAAGAAGAGGAAGACAAGTCTTGCGGTTGTAAAGATGATTCTTATGAAGATAACCTTGTTACTTCAGCACAGCTGAAAGAG TTTCCTGCATTGAATAATGATATTCAGAAAATAAGCTACAATCAAGCAAAGCAGTGCTGGTGGGAGAAAGCTCTTTATACGCCACTCTTTCCTGCGTCACAGTATGAAG GATCAGCCTCAGGAAACCTTGCAGCCAAACAGAAACTTGAGAGGGAATTTCAGTGCAGCTCCCTCAATTTGACAA gtAGCCAGGCTGTCATTCAGCACCGAAAGAAGCACGAATGTTCTCCAGACACTATACCATGCAAGCCACAAGGGAGATCTATAGCTTCAGCAGTTGCCA